From the Toxoplasma gondii ME49 chromosome VIIa, whole genome shotgun sequence genome, one window contains:
- a CDS encoding hypothetical protein (encoded by transcript TGME49_282030) yields the protein MPPTLALEEQYEDLLKRFQIMDAERKTTYEAAQNAIRYNQGLMKQLKDENIQIRNQIKLLKKNKILTAPEHLQKKMDEVSRLRLQLDQMKNHNVGQRRTLASLQDKLRELEIAAERPNTEASPELKQIRVIENRLDQAMIKLNEAQSIRSTYEQIVKRLKDERLGLDQHLAQLEKTLKEKDNDYEELLALSHDATHASELAQAELHRVSQAIEQERAHREQEVEEKRALVQACVTANQKLVDEALATKQKVEEDRLKAMAQVKESNITDGNDAPTLDDYENVFRRIKEATGVSDVNEVIQKFLMQEETRENLVSLAKELEEMKLSSVTKQSKWPVVDDLEISACQANARHERARSKYEKNCQLLVELQAGLEHLYEKLMSTTQTNPHVRRQASATQPTVEWMVQASLQKLDYLVKRTTDGLKREQECLQEEKNNEQAADHARQIDSLLSPGSVEKSATCDKTNSPPGNDECHPSAPRIFQKATAACVDPVFDDLPPAASGQEAAVAMHAPMYDSKKIESPSASQVDTTSHDPAPANAIEEPSSLDVPCAPAGTDPERKGGQQTNAAQTGFGEKVDTERGEKDVHTSNILDHPLTEPLFPPEDEGQELPGIGTVEKTDSRGLEAKYGDRREVDAATEENKRGDTGEEIQRGDDIISPRDEACLPEHAETGTLNPGNSLIPDKASPVSNALAVLPSGEADTTQQPNRVSKDDDHDTFEPGMNEVVIPVTDGGEEKSFEVALDDVVPGDEQNKAAEKCKTESDSILGEALPGDTAPRQQSPTSPSENCEISPEGPNAPESNEPLSVGVPLGPPESDQANLADGDDGELHAGDRAFRQAESVGVGADIVSTAQESPIPDLPPAHTAQPTIPETQMIEMPGSDPLAPETATNQESDARTKDEPAYEGDSSSGSSQLSHPEATKKAGGDACKVESEETQSDRAADLPSRRVSSSEDPDTECQDSFEKRELQFDFDTLTNPVNQRNEADLASDVSHMTIEGGTENDGTTGDTHTLAPPNSDQQATETALKTEDETTQEQLLQENRGDREESYPSPAPLHEVPERESSSSLRDTASPVDGEQAEDSPVMATAVPLSFHRSSDGTEKVDGDSDTSGDREGDTVKSGEPLDHVSSTCDADHVEQTGHEQSAGHASDFTMAEETAIMKTQSDNVLVAERQQLNATSGSINASAEVEGVGGDTENDGRDGKAESLEEGVPRSTPDETANTETPDGSGGGPPAGGSREQIVEKNDTLELHDRLLDNGEANISRPIESEPADSVSDSSAGTS from the exons ATGCCGCCGACACTCGCATTAGAGGAGCAGTACGAAGACCTCCTCAAGCGATTCCAGATCATGG acgcggagaggaagacgacgtaCGAGGCAGCGCAAAACGCGATCAGATACAATCAAGGTCTTATGAAGCAACTGAAGGACGAAAATATTCAGATCAGGAATCAAATCAAATTGTTGAAAAAAAATAAAATCTTGACAGCGCCGGAGCACTTGCAAAAGAAG ATGGACGAAGTTTCGAGACTGCGCCTCCAGCTTGACCAAATGAAAAACCACAACGTGGGACAAAGGCGGACTTTGGCCTCTCTGCAGGACAAGCTGCGAG AACTCGAGATTGCCGCCGAACGTCCGAATACCGAGGCATCTCCGGAGCTGAAACAAATTAGGGTGATCGAAAACCGTTTGGACCAG GCGATGATCAAATTGAATGAGGCGCAGTCCATCAGGTCAACGTACGAGCAGATAGTCAAGCGACTCAAGGATGAGCGTCTGGGCCTCGATCAACACCTTGCTCAGCTTGAAAAGACACTGAAG gagaaagacaacgaTTACGAGGAACTCCTCGCTCTGTCGCATGATGCCACGCACGCAAGTGAACTTGCACAG GCTGAGTTGCACAGAGTCTCCCAGGCGATTGAACAAGAGAGAGCCCACAGGGAacaagaagtggaagaaaagagagcacTAGTGCAGGCGTGCGTGACGGCAAACCAGAA GCTCGTCGACGAAGCCCTTGCGACCAAACAGAAGGTCGAAGAAGATCGGCTGAAGG CCATGGCTCAGGTGAAAGAGTCGAACATCACTGACGGGAACGACGCACCCACGCTTGACGATTACGAGAACGTTTTTCGCCGAATTAAGGAAGCAACAGGAGTCTCTGATGTGAACGAAGTGATCCAGAAGTTCCTTatgcaagaagaaacaagagaaaatTTGGTGTCCCTTGCCAAAGAA CTGGAGGAGATGAAGCTTTCATCGGTTACCAAGCAGAGCAAGTGGCCCGTCGTGGATGACTTAGAAATCTCCGCTTGCCAGGCCAATGCCAGACACGAGAGAGCTCGCTCCAAGTACGAAAAGAATTGTCAGCTGCTTGTGGAGCTCCAAGCCGGCCTGGAGCATCTTTATGAGAAACTGATGTCCACTACACAGACTAAT CCCCATGTCCGTCGCCAGGCCTCAGCAACTCAGCCGACCGTAGAGTGGATGGTCCAGGCTTCACTACAGAAACTTGACTACCTCGTGAAACGGACAACCGAT GGTTTAAAGCGGGAACAAGAGTGTctgcaagaagaaaaaaataATGAGCAAGCGGCGGATCACGCTCGACAGATCGACAGCCTTTTGTCTCCGGGATCAGTTGAGAAATCAGCCACTTGCGACAAGACCAACTCACCACCTGGAAACGACGAATGTCATCCTTCTGCCCCTCGCATCTTCCAAAAGGCCACTGCTGCTTGCGTGGATCCTGTTTTCGATGACTTGCCGCCAGCCGCTTCAGGCCAAGAAGCAGCCGTTGCAATGCATGCTCCCATGTACGATTCTAAGAAGATCGAATCCCCTTCGGCATCTCAGGTAGACACCACCAGCCATGACCCAGCCCCAGCAAACGCCATAGAAGAGCCCAGCTCCTTAGACGTGCCGTGTGCGCCCGCGGGCACCGATcccgagaggaaaggcggtCAGCAGACTAACGCGGCACAAACAGGATTTGGCGAGAAGgtagacacagagaggggcGAAAAAGACGTGCATACATCAAACATTCTGGATCATCCCCTGACTGAGCCTCTTTTCCCtccggaagacgaaggccaAGAGCTGCCGGGCATAGGAACCGTCGAAAAAACTGACTCACGAGGACTTGAGGCAAAATACGGTGACCGACGCGAGGTCGACGCAGCCaccgaagaaaacaaaagaggTGACACCGGGGAAGAGATACAGCGTGGAGATGACATCATTTCGCCCCGCGATGAAGCTTGTCTACCCGAGCACGCTGAGACCGGGACACTCAATCCAGGAAACTCGCTCATTCCCGATAAAGCATCTCCGGTTTCAAACGCTTTAGCAGTCCTCCCatcgggagaagcagacactACGCAGCAGCCGAACCGAGTCAGTAAAGATGACGACCACGACACGTTTGAGCCTGGGATGAACGAGGTAGTAATCCCAGTCACAGatggtggagaagagaagagttTTGAAGTGGCCCTCGACGACGTGGTTCCTGGAGATGAGCAGAACAAAGCGGCCGAAAAGTGTAAAACCGAATCAGATAGTATTCTTGGCGAGGCACTGCCCGGAGATACAGCGCCACGACAACAATCTCCCACTTCACCGTCAGAGAATTGTGAAATTTCACCTGAAGGTCCGAATGCACCTGAGAGTAACGAACCGCTCAGTGTCGGTGTCCCTCTAGGTCCGCCGGAATCTGATCAAGCCAACCTCGCCGATGGAGACGACGGCGAATTACACGCTGGAGACAGGGCCTTCAGACAAGCAGAATCAGTGGGAGTCGGCGCTGACATAGTGTCTACAGCTCAAGAAAGTCCCATACCAGATTTGCCACCTGCCCATACGGCGCAGCCGACGATACCTGAAACACAGATGATAGAGATGCCAGGCAGTGATCCTCTCGCCCCTGAAACCGCCACAAACCAAGAATCAGACGCCAGGACGAAGGATGAACCAGCTTACGAAGGTGATAGCTCTTCCGGAAGTTCTCAGCTGTCGCATccagaagcgacgaaaaagGCAGGTGGTGATGCTTGCAAGGTGGAAAGTGAGGAAACCCAAAGCGATCGAGCTGCTGACTTGCCGAGCcgccgcgtctcttcctcagaAGATCCAGACACTGAGTGCCAGGACTCGTTTGAGAAAAGAGAGCTGCAGTTCGATTTCGACACACTTACGAATCCAGTAAACCAAAGGAATGAAGCAGACCTTGCTTCCGACGTGTCGCACATGACGATCGAAGGTGGCACAGAAAACGATGGCACTAccggagacacacacaccctGGCACCTCCCAACTCCGACCAacaagcgacggagacagcctTGAAAACTGAAGATGAGACGACGCAGGAACAACTGTTACAGGAGAATCGTGGAGATCGGGAAGAGAGTTATCCGTCACCAGCACCTCTGCACGAAGtgccagagagagaatccTCATCCAGTTTAAGAGATACGGCTAGTCCAGTTGATGGAGAGCAAGCCGAAGACAGCCCAGTAATGGCCACTGCAGTGCCTCTCAGCTTTCACCGCAGCTCCGACGGAACGGAAAAAGTGGACGGTGATAGTGATACCTCTGGTGACAGGGAGGGAGACACAGTCAAATCAGGAGAGCCACTCGACCATGTCTCTTCTACATGTGACGCAGATCATGTGGAACAGACGGGTCACGAACAATCAGCTGGGCACGCTTCTGATTTTACAATGGCTGAAGAAACCGCCATCATGAAGACCCAAAGTGACAACGTCCTGGTTGCTGAAAGACAACAATTAAACGCTACCTCGGGGTCCATAAATGCGTCTGCTGAAGTGGAGGGAGTTGGAGGAGATACTGAGAATGATGGCAGAGATGGCAAGGCAGAATCCCTCGAGGAGGGTGTTCCGCGATCAACGCCCGACGAGACGGCTAACACTGAAACGCCTGATGGGTCAGGTGGAGGTCCGCCCGCAGGAGGCAGTCGTGAACAAATTgtggaaaaaaacgacacTTTAGAACTGCATGACAGGTTGCTGGATAACGGCGAAGCTAATATTTCACGGCCTATCGAATCAGAGCCTGCTGATTCAGTGTCGGACTCCTCGGCTGGTACTAGTTGA